DNA sequence from the Candidatus Binatia bacterium genome:
GAACTCAAACAACTTCGGGCCCGGCTGCACATCTTGGCTGGTTTCCTCAAGCTGTTTAGCGATCTCGACCGCGCCCTCCGGATCATCCGTAACGCTGCCTCGCGTGAAGACGCGCGGCAGCGCCTTATGGATGCCTTTGGCCTGGATACGGAACAGGCAGATGCAATACTCGACACCCGCCTGTACCAGCTTTCTCGCCTCGAGATCGGCCGGATCCAACAGGAGCAAAAGGAAAAGGCAGAACGCGCGAAGGAAATTGAGCGGCTGCTTGCTCGCCCCCAAGCGCGCTGGAAGATCGTTGAACATGAGCTGCTGGCGGTTGCCCAACGTTACGGTGACCCCCGGCGCACTCAACTGCGCGCCGGTGCGGAACTCGTGTACGACGCGGAGGCGTACGTCGTGCACGAAGACGCGGTGGTCGTCATCACTCGCGATGGCTGGATGAAGAGACTCGGCGAATTGAAGGATCCGAGTTCCACTCGGGTCCGCGAAGGAGATCACGTGCAATGGGTTCTGCGGGGCACCACCAAGGACAACCTTGCTCTGTTCACGAACCATGGCTCCTTATACGTGGTGAAGGTGCTCCAAGTTCCAGCCACCACGGGCTACGGCGAACCCGTGCAATCGATCTTGAATTTCGGTGACGGCGAACGGGTCATTGCCGCCACGCTCACCAAAGGCGGAAATGGTGCAGAGGACGATTCTTCTCCAGGCAGCTGGGTCGCTATCACTGCCGCCGGCCTAGGCGCGCGTGTGAAACCGGAGATGAGCGAGACGACGAAAAACGGCCGTCGCTACGCGCGCCCCAAAGAGGGCGATGAGATTGCAGCCGTCGTTCCCCTGACTGGCGAAGTGTGCACTGTAGCGACCTCCGCCGGCTACGTGCTCTCGTTTCCCAGCAACGAGTTACCTGAATTGGCTGGAGCTGGCCGAGGGGTGTGGGCGATCCGCGTGAGTCCTGGAGACCGCGTGGTCGGTGCAGTCTGCCACAGCCCCGACCACCCGCCCATCGCCATCGACGAGCAAGGCGAGAGCCGCAAGCTCCAAATGCCCGAACTTGGCCATCGCGGGCAAAAGGGCCGACCCACGTTGAAACGGTTCAAACCGGTTGCCCTGGTGCCGCGCGACCACGATGCGAGCGCGCCCAATGCGCCCACCGATGGCCAACCAGCAAGACAGCTTTCTTTGCAACCTCAAGCCCCAGCAAAGAAACCATGAGTCGGAAGTACACAGCCAAAGACATTACCGTCTTGGAAGGTCTCGAGCCGGTAAGGAAACGCCCCGGCATGTACATTGGCGGCGTCGACCGCGCCGGGCTCCACCACCTGCTCTGGGAAATTCTAGACAACGCTGTCGATGAAGCCATCAACGGTTACTGCGACGAGATCACCGTCACCCTGCACGAAGACGGCACCACCGTAACCGTTACAGACAATGGCCGCGGCATTCCGGTCGACGAGCACCCGAAGTACAAGCGACCGGCGTTGGAACTGATCCTCACCACGCTTCATGCTGGTGGCAAATTCGAGAATCAAAACTATTACCACTCTGGAGGCCTGCACGGAGTCGGCGCATCGGTCGTGACTGCGCTTTCTTCCTGGTTGATTGCCCGGGTCAAACGCGACGGCTTCCAGTGGGAACAAGAGTTCTCCCGGGGCACCGCCAAAACCAAGCTGCAACAGCGCGGCCCCGCTCGTGGCACGGGAACTTCTATCACG
Encoded proteins:
- a CDS encoding DNA topoisomerase IV subunit A produces the protein MKEQVHHETPVIDLGRAVEERYLAYALSVVTSRALPDVRDGLKPVQRRILYAMFQNLRLTAAARPRKSAAVVGEVLGKYHPHGDLAAYEAMVRMAQPFAMRYPLVHGEGNFGSLDGDSPAAMRYTEARLTPIAEELLRDVREETVDFRDNYDSTLREPIVLPAAIPQLLINGSTGIAVGMATNIPPHNLKEVVDAMVALVRDPKLETKDLCRFIKGPDFPTGGEILNSRAELRRIYEEGQGPIRLRGQFKVESSGRRRYVVITSVPYTTNKAKIVEEIAEHIASRKLPLATDVRDESTDDVRIVVELKGDASPEAVMAYLFKHTSLQITYHANFTALVPTANPGIGQPQRLSLKELCQHFLDFRFQVVTRRLEYELKQLRARLHILAGFLKLFSDLDRALRIIRNAASREDARQRLMDAFGLDTEQADAILDTRLYQLSRLEIGRIQQEQKEKAERAKEIERLLARPQARWKIVEHELLAVAQRYGDPRRTQLRAGAELVYDAEAYVVHEDAVVVITRDGWMKRLGELKDPSSTRVREGDHVQWVLRGTTKDNLALFTNHGSLYVVKVLQVPATTGYGEPVQSILNFGDGERVIAATLTKGGNGAEDDSSPGSWVAITAAGLGARVKPEMSETTKNGRRYARPKEGDEIAAVVPLTGEVCTVATSAGYVLSFPSNELPELAGAGRGVWAIRVSPGDRVVGAVCHSPDHPPIAIDEQGESRKLQMPELGHRGQKGRPTLKRFKPVALVPRDHDASAPNAPTDGQPARQLSLQPQAPAKKP